The following DNA comes from Moritella sp. 24.
AGAGACATGTTATGCCGCCTTGGCGGTGAAGAGTTTGGTTTATTAATTACTTATAATAAAAATAATAAACAGATGAATATATTTGAACGTATTTGTGAATCGGTAGCCAATTTGCCACATTACAGTGATGATCTTGAGTTTCGTGTGACTATGTCTGGTGGTGCTGTAACAACATCATCAATCGATCAAGTTAAATCAATGACAACTATGATGAAACAAGCTGATAAGCTGTTGTATGAAGCGAAAATAGCGGGGAAAAACCGTGTTTTGTATAGCGATTTTAATGATAACCTTTCTTTAGATGACTAGTCATCTATCCTGAACCCTTATTCTACATATTGAAAAGTCGATACCAGAGAACCTGGTAATGTTCGAATTGTTCAAATGCACTTAAGTACTTTCGTTTATATACATTCAATCATGTCCCCGCTGTTTATATCCATATTTGATTATATAAGACTTTATTTCAGATGTTAAAGCTACTTCCAAAGTGTTAATGTTGTTACGGGTATGTGCTCACATTCTATTATTCTATAAGAAAATATGGTCAGACCAGCTCGATACTGCGTATTTTTTATGTGATTACACTTCACTGTGTCGCATTTTGTAACATTTATGTGCTCGAACGCTCATTTTTATTCCTTGTTTGTTTTAATTATGTATTAAAAGTGTAAATTTAAATTCACACGAACATTGTGTGAACCCTACATAATAAAATATAACAAAGGAATGAATAATGGCTAACAATAAACAGCATACGCTGATGGGAGAATGTCTCGCTGAATTTATCGGGACTGGCTTGTTAATCTTTTTTGGTGTTGGCTGTGTAGCTGCGCTGGTATTAACAGGCGCTAGCTTCGGTCAGTGGGAAATTAGTATTGTATGGGGTATGGGTGTAGCAATCGCGATCTATTGTACCGCTGGCGTATCAGGTGCTCATATTAATCCTGCCGTCACCATTGCACTGGCATCTTTCCACGGTTTTGATAAAAGCAAAGTATTACCTTATATCTTTGCTCAACTATCTGGCGCATTTTGTTCTGCGGCTTTAGTATATGGCTTATACAGCAACTTATTTACTGATTACGAAATCGCGAACGGTTTCTTACGTAATAGTGAAGCAGCATTGTCTACTGCTGGTATCTTCTCAACTTACCCACACCCATCATTGACATTTATTGGTGCATTTGCAGTTGAATTTGTAATTACAGCGGTATTAATGTTCGTTATCTTAGCATTAGGTGATGAGAACAACGGTGACCGCCGCGGTGCAATGAACCCAATCCTTATCGGTGTGCTGATTGCTGTTATCGGTGGCTCTTTAGGTCCACTAACTGGTTTCGCAATGAACCCTGCACGTGACTTTGGTCCTAAACTATTCGCTTACTTCGCGGGTTGGGAATTTGCATTAACAGGCGCTAAAGATATTCCTTACTTCATCGTACCAATCTTAGGCCCAATTGCTGGTGCATGTTTCGGTGGTTGGTTATATCCAAAAGCGATTGCACAATATCTACCAACAACAGGTCATGGTTGCACTATTCCAAACCAGTGTGATGAAACATCTGTTAAAGGTGAAGTTGCTAAAGTATAAGCGGCAACGGTAAGTAAACCTAAGCGAATTCAAACTATTACAAAAGGTATTCGCTTAGGTATATAATTAAAGATAAAGTTAAATAAATAGTAAAATAAGACCTATTACTTTAAACATAAAGTACTCTACCAAATGAAATATAAAGGACTTCATAATGACTGAGAAAAAATACATTATTGCGCTAGACCAAGGAACTACTAGTTCTCGTGCCGTTATTCTTGACCACGATGCAAATATTGTCAGCGTTTCTCAACGTGAATTTACTCAAATCTATCCGCAAGCCGGTTGGGTTGAGCATGATCCACTTGAAATTTATGCAACTCAGAGTTCAGTATTAGTAGAAACGTTAGCTAAAACAGGTATCACAAGTGATGAAATCGCTGGTATCGGTATTACGAATCAACGTGAAACGACGATTGTTTGGAATAAAGAAACAGGCAAACCAGTTTATAACGCAATCGTATGGCAATGTCGTCGTACAGCAGATATTTGCGATAAACTAAAAGCACAAAACGAAAACTTTGAAGAGTATGTTCGTGAAAACACCGGTCTGGTTGTTGACCCGTACTTCTCTGGTACAAAAATTAAATGGATCCTTGATAACGTAGAGGGTGCACGTGAAGACGCTGAAGCAGGCAAACTATTGTTTGGTACTGTTGATACTTGGTTAGTTTGGAAAATGACACAAGGTAAAGTGCATGTAACAGATCATACCAACGCATCACGTACGATGTTGTTTAACATCAACACGCTACAGTGGGATGAAAAACTACTTAAAATTCTTGATATTCCACTATCAATGATGGCTGAAGTTAAATCATCTTCGGAAGTTTATGGCCAAATGAACATTGGTGGTAAAGGTGGTACGCGTATCCCACTAGCGGGTATTGCAGGCGATCAGCAAGCTGCACTTTATGGTCAAATGTGTGTAGAACAAGGTCAAGCGAAAAACACTTACGGTACTGGTTGTTTCTTATTAATGAACACAGGTACAGAAAAAGTAACATCTAAGAATGGTCTATTAACGACGTTAGCATGTGGCCCACGTGGTGAAGTTGCATATGCACTAGAAGGCGCGGTATTCATGGGTGGTGCTTCTATCCAATGGCTACGTGATGAAATGAAGTTACTTGCAGATGCGAGAGATTCAGAATACTTTGCAACAAAAGTAGATACATCAAACGGTGTTTATGTTGTACCTGCATTCACTGGTTTAGGCGCACCATACTGGGATGCTTATGCACGTGGTACGATTGTTGGTCTAACACGTGGTGTTGGTGCAAACCACATTATCCGTGCAACATTAGAAAGTATTGCTTATCAAACGCGTGACGTACTTGATGCGATGCAAGCGGATTCAGGTATTAAATTAGCTGAACTACGTGTTGATGGCGGCGCAGTTGCAAATAATTTCTTAATGCAATTCCAATCTGACGTACTAGATACAACGGTATTACGTCCAGCTGTAACAGAAGTAACGGCACTCGGTGCGGCATATCTTGCTGGTCTAGCTGTTGGTTTCTGGGATGGTCTAGATGAGCTGTCTGATAAAGCAGTTATCGAAAAATCATTCGAACCGCATGATGATGACATTAAGCGTCAACGTCGTTACCGTGGTTGGAAGCGTGCAGTTAAAGCGGCGCAATCGTGGTCTGAAGGCCATGACGAAGAAGACGATTT
Coding sequences within:
- a CDS encoding MIP/aquaporin family protein, which gives rise to MANNKQHTLMGECLAEFIGTGLLIFFGVGCVAALVLTGASFGQWEISIVWGMGVAIAIYCTAGVSGAHINPAVTIALASFHGFDKSKVLPYIFAQLSGAFCSAALVYGLYSNLFTDYEIANGFLRNSEAALSTAGIFSTYPHPSLTFIGAFAVEFVITAVLMFVILALGDENNGDRRGAMNPILIGVLIAVIGGSLGPLTGFAMNPARDFGPKLFAYFAGWEFALTGAKDIPYFIVPILGPIAGACFGGWLYPKAIAQYLPTTGHGCTIPNQCDETSVKGEVAKV
- the glpK gene encoding glycerol kinase GlpK — its product is MTEKKYIIALDQGTTSSRAVILDHDANIVSVSQREFTQIYPQAGWVEHDPLEIYATQSSVLVETLAKTGITSDEIAGIGITNQRETTIVWNKETGKPVYNAIVWQCRRTADICDKLKAQNENFEEYVRENTGLVVDPYFSGTKIKWILDNVEGAREDAEAGKLLFGTVDTWLVWKMTQGKVHVTDHTNASRTMLFNINTLQWDEKLLKILDIPLSMMAEVKSSSEVYGQMNIGGKGGTRIPLAGIAGDQQAALYGQMCVEQGQAKNTYGTGCFLLMNTGTEKVTSKNGLLTTLACGPRGEVAYALEGAVFMGGASIQWLRDEMKLLADARDSEYFATKVDTSNGVYVVPAFTGLGAPYWDAYARGTIVGLTRGVGANHIIRATLESIAYQTRDVLDAMQADSGIKLAELRVDGGAVANNFLMQFQSDVLDTTVLRPAVTEVTALGAAYLAGLAVGFWDGLDELSDKAVIEKSFEPHDDDIKRQRRYRGWKRAVKAAQSWSEGHDEEDDLL